A part of Cotesia glomerata isolate CgM1 linkage group LG4, MPM_Cglom_v2.3, whole genome shotgun sequence genomic DNA contains:
- the LOC123262357 gene encoding uncharacterized protein LOC123262357: MEVPQSAFVTMEELVEEAAVTEEQDKVLDRLKLAAEEWLPTGWRNWKVVNLSKEEIFGDELDPQVLNKLRFALPTVAIARAFNPSTQDLPEKQYRDFKVEMLNWAFCRALIMSPPAVVNKIKGSASQAEIFLHALKPLKDQFISRKQAADLLRPEEETSEEEQNENEPLDGAAGKRRIPMPNNPAKRSRIAQLEERMENMFHVLLDKIENKNAENEWSVGSSEESDGESLSDGDPTIDQIADATAWKAPELMPTQEKQPVSLEALALVPQVKESAPAVPPPAPEIKAQGLECQKLGTASWNRIRYKDVQKKLQASPVFDALKVNSQLESLAPKSFANSMLERAEEMAGTITHGLLKQRQKLSEGMQRIAQKYPEAFDEIKNNFLGDSAFKEISDDLLHYTCARRAELIELRRKSYKPKDHHLAAKLAEIPPSESHLFDEEALSKFFDQRGGFHRVFYQRPQSFAPKAAKGGNFRSSKPQPSRGPSNSAQPREQKSSSHKSSSSANSSSFRKPSTRDFRKSSARTGSAGKDRPRRL; this comes from the coding sequence ATGGAAGTCCCACAGTCGGCCTTCGTGACTATGGAGGAGCTAGTGGAAGAAGCAGCCGTGACTGAGGAGCAGGACAAGGTCCTGGACAGACTGAAATTGGCAGCAGAAGAATGGTTACCGACTGGTTGGAGAAATTGGAAGGTAGTAAATCTCTCCAAGGAAGAGATTTTTGGGGATGAGCTAGATCCTCAAGTGCTTAACAAGCTAAGATTTGCTTTGCCTACAGTGGCAATTGCTCGGGCGTTTAACCCGTCGACTCAAGACCTACCAGAGAAACAGTATCGGGACTTCAAGGTCGAAATGTTGAACTGGGCTTTTTGCAGAGCCCTCATCATGAGTCCTCCAGCGGTGGTTAATAAGATTAAGGGTTCAGCGAGTCAAGCAGAAATATTTTTGCACGCTTTGAAGCCCTTAAAGGACCAGTTCATTTCCCGTAAGCAAGCGGCAGACTTGTTAAGGCCCGAGGAAGAAACTTCGGAGGAGGAACAGAACGAAAATGAACCTCTTGATGGTGCTGCTGGTAAGAGAAGGATTCCAATGCCGAACAATCCGGCCAAAAGATCAAGGATTGCGCAGTTAGAAGAAAGGATGGAGAACATGTTCCACGTCTTGTTagataaaattgaaaacaagAACGCTGAAAATGAGTGGAGTGTTGGCAGCTCAGAGGAATCGGATGGTGAGAGTTTGTCGGACGGCGATCCGACCATCGATCAGATTGCCGATGCAACAGCATGGAAGGCACCCGAGTTGATGCCGACCCAGGAAAAGCAACCAGTTAGTTTGGAAGCTCTGGCTTTAGTTCCTCAAGTTAAAGAAAGTGCTCCGGCAGTTCCACCTCCGGCTCCAGAAATCAAAGCGCAGGGCTTAGAGTGCCAAAAGCTGGGTACTGCAAGCTGGAACAGGATTAGGTACAAGGATGTTCAGAAAAAGCTTCAAGCCTCGCCGGTATTCGACGCTCTCAAAGTAAATAGCCAATTGGAGAGTCTTGCACCTAAGTCCTTTGCCAATTCAATGTTGGAAAGAGCGGAAGAAATGGCAGGAACGATCACTCATGGCCTACTGAAACAGCGTCAGAAGCTCTCTGAGGGGATGCAGAGGATAGCGCAAAAGTACCCCGAAGcttttgatgaaattaaaaacaactttttagGTGACTCGGCCTTCAAGGAGATTTCCGACGACCTGCTTCATTACACATGCGCGAGGCGAGCAGAATTGATTGAGTTGAGGAGAAAGTCATACAAACCTAAGGATCATCATCTAGCGGCGAAGCTGGCTGAGATTCCTCCCTCTGAGTCTCACCTGTTCGATGAGGAAGCTTTGTCAAAATTCTTTGATCAGCGAGGTGGCTTTCACAGAGTTTTTTACCAACGACCCCAGAGCTTTGCCCCGAAAGCTGCAAAAGGGGGAAACTTTCGTAGCTCCAAACCCCAGCCAAGTCGCGGCCCAAGTAACTCGGCTCAGCCACGAGAACAAAAAAGCAGCTCGCACAAATCGTCATCCTCAGCGAATTCGTCCTCCTTTCGAAAGCCAAGCACCAGAGACTTCAGAAAGTCCTCTGCAAGAACCGGTTCAGCTGGTAAGGACAGGCCCAGGAGATTATGA